A genomic window from Triticum urartu cultivar G1812 chromosome 7, Tu2.1, whole genome shotgun sequence includes:
- the LOC125521737 gene encoding COP9 signalosome complex subunit 6-like: MSTPSDPAASAQPPSTAATSSSGLTFKLHPLVIVNVSDHYTRVKAQASFPAEAPSPGKAQASCSAEGSPAPAEPPRVFGCVIGVQRGRTVEIFNSFELVLDPVTGTLERAFLEKKLELYKKVFPEFYVLGWYSTGSDVQDTDILIHKALMDINESPVYLLLNPAINHSQKDLPVTIYESELHVIDGGPQLIFVKSNYTIETVEAERISVDHVAHLKPSDGGSAATQLAAHLTGIHSAIKMLNSRVRVIQQYLGAMQKGDIPLDNSLLRQVSSLVRRLPAMESEKFQDDFLTEYNDTLLMTYLAMFTNCSSTMNELVEKFNTTYERSPARRGGRGAFM, from the exons ATGTCGACGCCCTCTGATCCAGCGGCGTCCGCCCAGCCCCCCTCCACCGCGGCCACCTCCAGCAGCGGCCTCACCTTCAAGCTCCACCCCCTCGTCATCGTGAACGTCTCCGACCACTACACCCGCGTCAAGGCCCAGGCCTCCTTCCCCGCCGAGGCCCCGTCGCCGGGcaaggcgcaggcctcctgctcCGCCGAAGGCTCCCCGGCCCCCGCGGAGCCGCCGAGAGTCTTCGGGTGCGTGATCGGGGTGCAGCGCGGCCGGACGGTCGAGATCTTCAACAGCTTCGAGCTCGTCCTCGACCCCGTCACCGGCACGCTCGAGCGCGCCTTCCTGGAGAAGAAGCTCGAGCTCT ATAAGAAGGTGTTCCCTGAGTTCTATGTGTTGGGCTGGTACTCTACTGGGAGCGATGTGCAGGATACTGACATCCTAATCCACAAGGCT CTGATGGACATTAATGAAAGCCCTGTTTATCTTCTCTTGAATCCTGCAATCAACCACTCCCAGAAGGATCTACCTGTGACAATTTATGAGAGTG AGTTGCATGTTATCGATGGGGGCCCCCAGCTCATCTTTGTCAAATCAAATTACACAATTGAG ACTGTAGAAGCAGAGAGGATATCTGTAGATCATGTTGCCCATCTGAAACCATCTGATGGTGGCTCTGCAGCAACTCAAT TGGCTGCTCATCTTACAGGAATACACAGTGCCATCAAGATGCTCAATAGCAGGGTCCGTGTTATCCAGCAATACCTTGGTGCCATGCAAAAGG GTGATATTCCACTGGATAATTCACTCCTTAGGCAAGTCTCAAGCCTCGTAAGAAGACTACCAGCTATGGAATCGGAGAAATTCCAAGATGACTTCTTGACG GAATACAATGATACCCTCCTCATGACTTACCTTGCAATGTTCACGAACTGTTCAAG CACAATGAACGAGTTGGTCGAGAAGTTTAACACCACCTATGAGAGATCCCCTGCCAGGAGAGGAGGCCGAGGCGCTTTCATGTAG